A segment of the Romeriopsis navalis LEGE 11480 genome:
CAAAACTATTGGCGGAATAGAATGAATAAATCACAATTTGGATTTGGAATGCGAGGAGTAGATTGGGCAACGTCGCATCCTGCGGAAACATCAAGCCCGTAATCACTGGCGCAAAACTCAACAACAATCCCCCCAAACCATAGGCAATCGCAAGATTCACTTGACAGGCTTGGCGAATCCGGGCGACGAGCGTTTCCCGATGCTCTGGAACTTCCAGCGACAAACCAGAAATACCCGGTAAAACCGGCTGCACCATTGTGGAAGCAAGACCATTAATCTGCGAGGTAAAACCGGAAATTGCCGCATAGGCACCCAACAGTTGAGGCCCCAGCACCGCACCCACTAAAACCTTGTCACACTGACTGAACAAGACGTTACCGGTTGATGTCAACCAGACGGATGTGCTGTATTTAATAATCTGGGCGAACTTACGGCCATCCCAAATCAAACCCAACTTGCCACCCCAGGTTTTGCTGAGCAACTTGAGCCCAAACACTGCGTGCACCACAAAAAAGATGACGACCATCGCCACTTGCCATTGCATCAGACGAATCACATTCTCACCATGCCAGGCCAAGACAATCAAGCCAATATTTGAGCACATGCCCTGAAGTGTCGTAATCAGATTATTCAAGGCATATTTATTGTAGGATTGCTCAATCCCCACAAAAATCCCTTGGAACATCCGCCCCCAAACCGCTAGCCCACCCCATTGCAAGGCCGGAACCATGATTAATCGCTGTGCTTCAGTCAAGTTAGGGAAATTAGCTGAAACGATCGGCGCACTCACAACCAAAACAATAAACATGGCAGTTGCCAGGGTCATCATCGATGCGCTCACCATCAAGAAAGTCGACATTAACGATCGACCATCTTGACGCCCCAAATCTTTCGAGACAAAGTACACCGTCGAGGCAGCCAGTCCTCCCTCAGCCAGGCCAACCAGCACCAACGTGCTCGAGACCAACGCCCATAGGCCATAATCGGCTAATCCAAGAAACCGAATCAGCAACGGCACCGTAACAACCCCAATCAATAGACGCAGGATGCTCCCAATCAGATTAAACAGGCCATTTTTCAACATCGGATATCTTCTAAAGTAGCTTCATCAGAGTTATGCATTAAGGTAGATCGACAACACCATATTGAGCTATCTCATCGAAATCTGCCGCAATGATCACTGCGCATTGGCCCGATACCAAGCGATCGTCCGCTTCATACCTTCCTCAAAGCCCACCTGCGCTTCAAACCC
Coding sequences within it:
- a CDS encoding oligosaccharide flippase family protein; its protein translation is MLKNGLFNLIGSILRLLIGVVTVPLLIRFLGLADYGLWALVSSTLVLVGLAEGGLAASTVYFVSKDLGRQDGRSLMSTFLMVSASMMTLATAMFIVLVVSAPIVSANFPNLTEAQRLIMVPALQWGGLAVWGRMFQGIFVGIEQSYNKYALNNLITTLQGMCSNIGLIVLAWHGENVIRLMQWQVAMVVIFFVVHAVFGLKLLSKTWGGKLGLIWDGRKFAQIIKYSTSVWLTSTGNVLFSQCDKVLVGAVLGPQLLGAYAAISGFTSQINGLASTMVQPVLPGISGLSLEVPEHRETLVARIRQACQVNLAIAYGLGGLLLSFAPVITGLMFPQDATLPNLLLAFQIQIVIYSFYSANSFAYFFLLGLNKGGLLMKVILVCSLLSLSMIYWGSSLFGFFGAIIGNAGFLGVFALTLIALKALDIKMRLLLQWIGWDSVVFLSLGLAGILLPVDVPIYYRCLIAAAQVVWIAKILLGERFKLSLSKAF